A single window of Pontibacillus chungwhensis DNA harbors:
- a CDS encoding TIGR03571 family LLM class oxidoreductase produces the protein MNWKDHYGYSRMIKENHLTIGLNMPLENHGKAMPTLENQVERVQLAEQLGFTSIWFQDVLLEDPTFHDPATGQILDSFIYLTYLSAHTQLINFGTAASVLALRHPARFAKDVASIENLLPERFMLGLSSGDRRRDFEAMNIPIMERGKLFREAYDYVQHLLYKDYVNFDSNFGKIENATLVPKPTRSIPMFITGYAQQSMEWVAEHGDGWMFYPQSIEKQEALINQYREQVENFHQKTFKPFFQPIVFDLAEDKDQEPEKITLGYRMGSKALIRWLKQHEQIGVNHVLLSLANSTRPAEEVIQEIGEEVIPHFPPHHHY, from the coding sequence ATGAATTGGAAAGACCATTATGGCTATAGTCGTATGATTAAAGAAAATCACTTAACAATCGGATTAAATATGCCACTTGAAAATCACGGCAAAGCAATGCCGACGCTTGAAAATCAAGTCGAACGGGTACAACTAGCTGAACAACTCGGATTTACTTCCATATGGTTTCAAGATGTGTTGCTAGAGGATCCTACCTTCCATGACCCCGCAACTGGACAAATTTTGGATAGTTTTATTTATTTAACTTATTTAAGTGCTCATACCCAGTTGATCAACTTCGGGACAGCGGCATCAGTTTTAGCTTTACGTCACCCTGCAAGATTTGCAAAAGATGTGGCCAGTATTGAGAATCTATTACCTGAACGCTTTATGCTCGGCCTTTCATCTGGAGATCGAAGACGAGATTTCGAAGCAATGAATATTCCTATTATGGAAAGAGGGAAGCTGTTCAGAGAGGCTTATGATTATGTTCAACATTTATTATATAAGGACTACGTAAACTTCGACTCTAATTTTGGGAAAATAGAGAACGCAACGCTTGTTCCAAAACCTACTAGGTCCATTCCGATGTTTATAACTGGATACGCTCAGCAGAGTATGGAGTGGGTGGCTGAGCATGGTGATGGATGGATGTTCTACCCTCAATCTATTGAGAAGCAAGAGGCTCTTATAAACCAATACAGGGAACAAGTTGAAAACTTTCATCAAAAAACATTCAAGCCCTTTTTCCAACCAATTGTTTTTGACCTTGCTGAAGATAAAGATCAAGAGCCAGAGAAAATTACCTTAGGTTATCGTATGGGTTCTAAGGCGCTAATTAGGTGGTTAAAGCAACACGAACAAATCGGAGTTAATCACGTTTTGCTATCATTAGCCAATAGTACAAGACCGGCAGAAGAAGTCATTCAAGAGATAGGAGAAGAGGTAATCCCGCACTTCCCACCCCATCATCACTATTAA
- a CDS encoding winged helix-turn-helix transcriptional regulator: MKQYNIPVEATLDVIGGKWKVVILCHLIDNGTKRTSELKRLIPEITQKMLTQQLRELEDDGIIERRVYNQVPPKVEYSLTDYGWSLETILTSLCTWGEDHIAQTGDELKKETIES; the protein is encoded by the coding sequence GTGAAGCAATATAATATTCCTGTAGAAGCAACATTGGATGTAATTGGTGGAAAGTGGAAGGTTGTTATACTTTGTCACCTAATTGATAATGGAACAAAACGAACAAGCGAGTTAAAACGACTGATCCCTGAAATTACTCAAAAAATGTTAACTCAACAATTAAGAGAACTTGAAGATGACGGCATCATAGAAAGAAGAGTCTATAATCAAGTGCCCCCTAAAGTGGAATACTCCTTAACTGACTACGGATGGAGTCTTGAGACAATCTTAACTTCCTTATGCACATGGGGGGAAGACCACATTGCTCAAACAGGTGATGAATTAAAGAAAGAAACAATCGAATCATAA
- a CDS encoding SDR family oxidoreductase encodes MTELKGKTAVITGASSGIGESIAQHFASEGVNVVLAARREDRLHNLADSLKSNHDIQVKVVQTDVTKQEDMERLVKETKDEFKTVDYFVNNAGVMLLSFLKNDKVDEWEKMIDVNVKGVLFGIHASLPTMLEQESGHIINVSSVAGHEVFPSSTVYSATKYAVKALSQGMEKELSKTGVRVTNISPGAVSTELPEHITDEEVLEMFKDRGDRITLEADDIARSVVYAASQPNYVNVNEVIVRPMQKKSK; translated from the coding sequence ATGACAGAATTAAAAGGAAAAACAGCGGTAATTACAGGTGCAAGTAGTGGTATAGGTGAATCCATAGCTCAACATTTCGCGAGTGAAGGTGTCAATGTTGTGTTAGCAGCTCGCCGTGAAGACCGTTTACACAATCTGGCGGATTCCTTAAAGAGTAATCATGATATTCAGGTTAAAGTTGTACAAACTGACGTAACCAAGCAAGAAGATATGGAACGATTAGTAAAAGAAACAAAAGATGAATTTAAGACAGTGGACTACTTTGTAAATAATGCAGGTGTAATGCTCCTTTCTTTCTTAAAGAATGATAAAGTAGATGAGTGGGAAAAAATGATTGATGTGAATGTTAAAGGGGTTTTATTTGGCATCCATGCCTCTTTACCTACAATGCTTGAACAAGAAAGTGGCCATATTATTAACGTATCATCAGTTGCAGGCCATGAAGTGTTCCCATCTAGTACGGTATACAGCGCTACTAAATACGCTGTAAAAGCTTTATCTCAAGGCATGGAGAAAGAGCTTTCAAAAACGGGTGTTCGAGTAACCAATATTTCTCCAGGTGCCGTTTCTACTGAACTTCCTGAGCACATTACCGATGAAGAAGTATTAGAGATGTTCAAGGATAGAGGGGACCGTATTACGTTAGAAGCTGATGATATTGCCCGTTCTGTTGTTTATGCGGCATCACAGCCTAACTATGTGAATGTAAACGAAGTAATCGTTCGACCAATGCAGAAGAAAAGTAAATAA
- the yfkAB gene encoding radical SAM/CxCxxxxC motif protein YfkAB: MEDMKLHPITPQNDPWEAYMDVTEHGEMILSNVEFTTTHLCNMRCDHCAVGYTLQNKDPDALPFELLKKRLDEIPHLRALSITGGEPVLSKKSVEQYVVPLLKYAHERGARTQINSNLTLPYERYQPIIPYLDVLHISHNWGTVEEFITTGFARMERKPSEKLRKEYFERMVENSQRLSAQGVMVSAETMLNKRTYPYLEQIHDHVIEMGCQRHEVHPMYPVDFASGLETLNLEEMRDGITRLLDHRNEDMWMLFGTLPFYPCSTSSEDLALQQRLFNEKNVTVRNDPDGRSRLNVNIFSGEIIVTDFADEPPLGNIQTTSLPDAYNKWNESSLAQALNCHCPAAACLGPNVLVKNTYYKDVDFNQRESKISRS; the protein is encoded by the coding sequence ATGGAAGACATGAAGCTTCACCCCATTACGCCCCAAAATGATCCTTGGGAAGCTTATATGGATGTAACAGAGCATGGAGAGATGATTCTCTCAAATGTTGAATTTACAACAACTCATCTTTGTAATATGCGGTGTGATCATTGCGCAGTAGGATACACGCTACAAAATAAAGATCCAGATGCCCTACCGTTTGAACTATTAAAAAAGCGTTTGGATGAGATTCCTCATTTGCGCGCACTTAGTATCACCGGAGGGGAACCTGTTTTGTCAAAGAAATCTGTGGAACAGTATGTAGTGCCTCTATTGAAGTATGCACATGAGCGAGGGGCTCGTACTCAAATAAATTCAAATCTAACGCTTCCTTACGAACGATATCAACCGATTATACCTTATCTAGATGTATTACATATCTCACATAACTGGGGAACGGTTGAGGAGTTTATAACAACAGGCTTTGCAAGAATGGAAAGAAAACCTTCTGAGAAATTACGAAAAGAATATTTTGAACGAATGGTTGAAAATTCACAGAGATTGTCCGCTCAAGGGGTAATGGTTTCAGCAGAAACAATGCTAAATAAACGAACTTATCCTTACCTAGAACAAATACATGACCATGTCATCGAGATGGGGTGCCAGCGACACGAAGTACACCCAATGTATCCTGTTGACTTCGCAAGCGGACTAGAAACTCTCAATTTAGAAGAGATGCGGGATGGAATTACGAGATTACTCGATCATCGTAACGAAGACATGTGGATGCTGTTTGGGACGTTGCCATTTTACCCATGTAGTACTTCCTCAGAAGATCTTGCCCTACAGCAACGTTTGTTCAATGAGAAAAATGTTACCGTACGGAATGACCCAGATGGTCGATCTCGATTAAATGTTAATATTTTCAGCGGAGAGATAATCGTTACAGACTTTGCTGACGAACCGCCACTTGGAAATATTCAAACAACCTCTCTCCCGGATGCCTATAATAAATGGAATGAAAGTTCATTAGCCCAAGCTTTAAATTGCCACTGCCCAGCTGCAGCTTGTTTAGGTCCTAATGTACTTGTAAAGAATACTTATTACAAAGATGTTGATTTTAATCAAAGAGAATCTAAAATCAGTCGATCATGA
- a CDS encoding cbb3-type cytochrome c oxidase subunit I, with product MAIKLIKISALYFLISVVLGLIMSITHDYRFTPVHVHMNLLGWTSLTLAGILYYHFPALGQSLSGKIHFWLHNIGLPIMMISLFLLLYLENDAFGMGAAIGSTVTVLGIIAFVWNICVNLKAS from the coding sequence ATGGCTATTAAATTGATAAAGATTTCTGCCTTATACTTTTTAATCTCAGTAGTATTAGGATTAATCATGTCCATTACTCATGATTACCGTTTCACTCCCGTACATGTACACATGAACTTATTAGGTTGGACCTCATTAACACTAGCAGGTATCTTATATTATCATTTTCCGGCACTAGGGCAATCGCTATCTGGAAAAATTCATTTTTGGCTCCATAACATTGGATTGCCAATTATGATGATTTCCTTATTCTTATTACTTTACCTTGAAAACGATGCTTTTGGAATGGGAGCAGCTATCGGTTCAACGGTAACGGTCTTAGGCATTATAGCTTTTGTTTGGAATATTTGTGTGAACCTGAAAGCTTCTTAA
- a CDS encoding amidohydrolase — MIIENVRIYTPDQSFDHSKTYSLHIENGVFTKIEEGLNGDPDAIDGEGKTIVAGFIDSHMHLLRFGLLKKELDLTEVTSWKEMKKEVEQHYKSLEDKNWIFGKGFDDAQFSDIDDLLTSDDLNEIEIDKYMYFMHHDQHECVISHKLLERLQEEEDFYKQPEVFKERDEEGNLTGRFKDTMVHFINYHLWERSIEDTKNALCEAIPYLVSNGITSVHTDDRSFVGSYDTLWKAYEEVEEQGELPIEAFLHHYVYDEKDLDDFIKDTVRRTGQGTDHIKVGSIKIFLDGTQRLHTAAMRQPYPDAPETTGQLIYEQEELNRMIRKASEAGMQVAMHALGDRGVESALIALEQEEANTSQLRHRIIHAQTLGEDLLKRLGKVGAYIETQPTFLMGEWDKKDNWSPEELLPYCDAFQKMLQHNVPITLSSDAPIGSINPLDSVFAAVNRVDDNHQPEGGWMPEEKLSIHQSFKAFSETPSYLEFQESRKGRIKEGYQADFVLLDAFPTEVDPLQIRSLSVEETWAKGERVYLRSK, encoded by the coding sequence ATGATTATAGAAAATGTTCGTATTTATACACCAGATCAGTCCTTTGATCATTCAAAAACGTATTCTTTACATATTGAAAATGGAGTATTTACAAAGATTGAAGAAGGACTAAATGGAGATCCGGATGCAATAGATGGTGAAGGAAAAACGATAGTAGCTGGATTTATTGATTCCCATATGCATTTATTACGCTTTGGATTATTAAAGAAAGAGTTAGATCTTACAGAAGTGACATCTTGGAAAGAGATGAAAAAAGAAGTAGAACAGCATTATAAATCTCTTGAAGACAAAAATTGGATCTTCGGAAAAGGATTTGATGATGCTCAGTTCTCTGATATTGATGATCTTCTTACATCAGATGACCTTAATGAAATTGAAATTGATAAATATATGTACTTTATGCATCATGACCAGCATGAATGTGTTATTAGCCATAAGCTTTTAGAAAGACTTCAAGAGGAAGAGGATTTTTATAAACAACCTGAAGTATTTAAAGAAAGAGATGAAGAAGGTAATCTTACCGGTCGATTTAAGGATACCATGGTACACTTTATTAACTATCACCTCTGGGAACGTTCTATTGAGGACACAAAGAATGCTTTATGTGAAGCGATCCCTTATCTGGTTTCTAACGGGATCACGTCTGTTCATACCGATGACCGAAGCTTTGTCGGTTCATATGATACACTTTGGAAAGCATATGAAGAGGTAGAGGAGCAAGGGGAGCTGCCTATTGAAGCATTCTTGCACCATTACGTATACGATGAGAAAGATCTTGATGATTTTATCAAAGACACCGTTCGACGTACTGGTCAAGGAACAGATCATATCAAAGTAGGATCGATTAAAATCTTTCTAGATGGAACGCAACGTCTTCACACCGCGGCAATGAGACAACCTTATCCAGATGCTCCAGAAACAACGGGTCAATTGATTTACGAACAAGAAGAATTGAATCGTATGATTCGTAAAGCCTCAGAAGCAGGAATGCAAGTAGCGATGCATGCTCTTGGAGATCGAGGGGTGGAATCAGCACTCATTGCTTTAGAACAAGAGGAGGCCAATACATCACAATTGAGGCATCGGATCATCCACGCTCAGACATTAGGAGAAGACTTGTTGAAGCGATTAGGCAAAGTGGGAGCATACATTGAAACGCAACCTACCTTTTTAATGGGTGAATGGGATAAGAAGGATAATTGGAGTCCAGAAGAACTGCTCCCATATTGTGATGCATTTCAGAAAATGCTTCAGCATAATGTTCCGATTACACTAAGTTCTGATGCTCCAATTGGTTCTATTAATCCACTTGACTCTGTATTTGCTGCAGTCAATCGCGTTGATGACAATCATCAACCTGAGGGTGGATGGATGCCTGAAGAGAAGCTCTCAATTCATCAGAGCTTTAAGGCATTTTCAGAAACACCGTCTTATTTGGAATTCCAAGAATCTAGAAAAGGCAGGATTAAAGAAGGTTATCAAGCTGATTTCGTCTTATTAGATGCATTTCCTACAGAAGTAGATCCTCTTCAAATACGTTCGTTATCTGTTGAAGAAACTTGGGCAAAAGGAGAGCGTGTATATCTTCGGAGTAAATAA
- a CDS encoding DUF6501 family protein, with amino-acid sequence MIHKTWYETETIKKVECVHADAEKYIVDRVLTPGKIYDVKNETEEFIFIIDNTGRMGGFKKDYFKEV; translated from the coding sequence ATGATTCATAAAACTTGGTACGAAACAGAAACCATAAAAAAAGTGGAATGCGTGCATGCGGATGCAGAAAAGTACATTGTAGACCGCGTGCTCACACCTGGGAAAATATATGATGTTAAGAATGAAACAGAAGAGTTTATCTTCATTATTGATAATACAGGTCGTATGGGCGGTTTTAAGAAAGACTATTTTAAAGAAGTATAA